The Ooceraea biroi isolate clonal line C1 chromosome 1, Obir_v5.4, whole genome shotgun sequence genome has a window encoding:
- the LOC105286716 gene encoding protein lin-54 homolog isoform X3, whose translation MSTNKGQNARALVEPLALDSRTLEDSDLSALSLSHTSEQYTSNDFEAFANIQAELDCMNAEEVMAAEDDRILVKQNIETETIVPDVEMTEVSEQAQIENVYTMANQNNQNIVFQTKPTLQRVPVSAVQVKPSVCQTTQSQSIMIVSPASGQGTSQILKISHPSTASAEQLQSLAQTLITGKSTDGSVVQLRSSQPAKSVATTSASGNITISNVQNVKIAQPSIKRATQNVQQGRNVQYTKMILAGSQAQSGAPQVLITSSQSENQSTQGIKFLNNSSSTYGVTNPTKTITLAQAQQIGILSTNKVQHILPSSPQKQGMILNKLLQSSTSQQSKVAIVPTSAAKSPTKILPAPTMTIQGKSSTTNQQSTFVSSKSSMQQSPQKVIIRQSSLKPGTVLGSGQVIRIPANQSIVTGSNQVHQIQMPGRQVQYVRLISTPSTGTTNVVTVSKSKSATTLQTVGISQKVGNQQQIVKVVPLNTSSQSLRTVAPKATLTSGSQRLLIPAATAATAVGNQSKSTVAIPASALSQLASGQAVLSTNSNVGNIVVLPAQYIQQQQSTDDIKLKSQQGTPGLLGSSQSSTATLCVIDGKGSQRGTYSNVEANGIRPRKPCNCTKSQCLKLYCDCFANGEFCHMCNCNNCSNNLGNEEERQRAIKSCLERNPNAFRPKIGKGRETGDDIRRHNKGCNCKRSGCLKNYCECYEAKIPCSENCKCIGCRNIEDPILEKKSLKDLAEAAEMRTPQLSLNKAQLQLSEMAFRPPATSNTGTRQPFNFLTDKVVEITCQCLMAQADEAERNMVDDETSQRLIIEEFGRCLKEIIESAHKAEAT comes from the exons ATGTCTACTAATAAGGGACAAAACGCACGAGCTTTAGTAGAACCTTTAGCTTTGGATTCGCGTACATTGGAAGACAGCGATCTTAGTGCATTGAGCTTGTCCCACACCAGCGAGCAATATACTTCGAATGATTTTGAAGCTTTCGCGAATATTCAAGCAGAGCTTGACTGTATGAACGCGGAGGAAGTTATGGCAGCGGAGGATGACCGGATACTTGTCAAGCAAAATATTGAGACTGAAACAATAGTACCTGATGTGGAGATGACTGAGGTCTCTGAACAAGCACAGATTGAAAATGTGTACACAATGGCTAATCAAAACAACCAAAATATCGTGTTTCAAACGAAACCCACTTTACAGAGAGTGCCTGTATCGGCTGTCCAA GTGAAGCCAAGTGTCTGTCAAACCACGCAGAGCCAGTCTATCATGATAGTATCGCCTGCGAGTGGACAAGGCACCAGTCAGATCCTTAAGATTTCGCATCCGTCGACGGCGTCAGCCGAACAATTGCAGTCTTTGGCTCAGACCCTTATAACTGGAAAATCTACGGATGGAAGCGTTGTTCAATTACGGTCGAGTCAGCCTGCCAAGTCTGTTGCGACAACTAGTGCCTCTGGAAATATTACAATCAGTAACGTGCAAAATGTCAAGATAGCGCAGCCATCGATAAAACGAGCGACACAGAATGTCCAACAAGGgcgtaat gTACAGTATACAAAGATGATATTGGCGGGAAGTCAGGCACAGTCCGGTGCGCCGCAAGTTCTCATTACAAGTTCGCAGAGTGAAAATCAGTCGACCCAAGGAAtcaaatttctcaataatAGTTCTTCGACTTACGGTGTTACAAACCCAACGAAAACTATAACGTTGGCACAGGCCCAACAAATAGGCATACTCTCTACTAATAAGGTGCAACACATCTTGCCGTCGTCCCCGCAGAAGCAG ggcatgatattaaataagttaTTACAATCTTCAACATCTCAACAGTCGAAGGTGGCTATAGTACCTACCAGCGCAGCAAAATCACCAACAAAAATTCTTCCTGCACCGACTATGACTATTCAAGGAAAATCCTCGACAACGAATCAGCAATCTACGTTCGTTTCGTCCAAGTCGTCCATGCAGCAAAGTCCCCAAAAAGTGATCATTAGACAG AGTTCTTTGAAACCTGGCACTGTGCTTGGAAGTGGACAAGTCATTAGAATACCTGCTAATCAGAGTATCGTGACCGGATCTAATCAAGTTCATCAAATTCAAATGCCTGGAAGAcaa GTGCAATATGTACGTTTAATTAGTACTCCTTCGACAGGGACTACTAATGTCGTTACTGTCAGCAAATCAAAATCTGCCACGACACTTCAGACCGTAGGAATTAGTCAAAAAGTAGGAAATCAGCAACAGATTGTAAAG GTTGTACCACTAAATACTAGTAGTCAGTCTCTAAGGACCGTTGCGCCGAAAGCAACGTTGACAAGCGGTAGCCAAAGATTGCTCATACCAGCGGCTACTGCTGCAACGGCTGTTGGCAATCAATCGAAGAGCACGGTAGCAATTCCCGCATCAGCGTTGAGCCAATTAGCATCTGGACAGGCAGTTCTGTCGACTAATTCGAATGTTGGGAATATTGTCGTTCTGCCTGCACAATACATTCAGCAACAG CAGTCAACAGATGACATAAAATTGAAGTCGCAGCAAGGGACACCAGGTCTTTTAGGGAGTTCACAAAGTTCTACGGCAACTTTATGCGTGATCGATGGAAAAGGTTCTCAAAGAGGAACTTACAGCAATGTCGAGGCAAATGGCATCAGGCCGAGAAAACCATGCAATTGCACCAAATCACAGTGTCTTAAGCT TTACTGCGACTGTTTCGCCAACGGTGAATTCTGTCACATGTGTAATTGCAACAATTGCTCAAATAATCTTGGGAATGAGGAAGAGAGGCAACGCGCGATTAAATCTTGTTTGGAACGTAATCCTAATGCTTTTCGTCCTAAAATCGGGAAAGGCCGTGAGACCGGTGACGATATAAGGAGACACAACAAGGGTTGCAATTGCAAACGTAGTGGTTGTCTGAAGAATTATTGCGAGTGCTACGAG GCAAAAATTCCATGCTCtgaaaattgtaaatgtaTAGGCTGCCGCAATATCGAAGATCCGATATTGGAAAAGAAGTCTTTGAAAGATCTAGCGGAAGCAGCCGAAATGAGAACACCTCAACTGAGCTTAAACAAAGCACAGCTGCAACTATCAGAAATGGCCTTTAGGCCTCCAGCCACGTCCAATACTGGAACTAG ACAACCATTTAATTTCCTTACGGACAAAGTAGTAGAAATAACATGCCAATGCTTAATGGCACAAGCTGATGAAGCAGAACGCAACATGGTCGACGATGAAACATCCCAGCGTCTCATCATTGAGGAGTTCGGTCGTTGTTTAAAGGAAATCATTGAATCAGCTCACAAAGCTGAGGCTACCTAG